From Humisphaera borealis, the proteins below share one genomic window:
- a CDS encoding sigma-70 family RNA polymerase sigma factor has product MPEDLKDLTRRFLAHRHQLLGFIHGLVRDLDAAEEILQEVWIRLADAVERDVDIRQPEAWCRGTAKNLVLHYFRSKRTAKVTADSRFLDLAEQAFAEAEQGPSLWTTRREAVFRCVETLPDKSREIVRMKYVEGLKVAEIARRKGRSIDAVMKALSRIRQVLGECVERRRLGEDGLGLLAEGPAGS; this is encoded by the coding sequence ATGCCAGAAGACCTCAAAGACCTCACCCGGCGGTTCCTGGCTCATCGCCACCAGTTGCTCGGGTTTATCCACGGGCTGGTGCGGGACTTGGACGCTGCTGAAGAGATTCTGCAGGAAGTCTGGATTCGGCTGGCCGACGCGGTCGAGCGGGATGTTGATATCCGTCAGCCCGAGGCCTGGTGTCGCGGGACAGCCAAGAACCTGGTGCTGCACTACTTCCGCAGCAAGCGGACGGCTAAGGTGACCGCCGACAGCCGGTTCCTGGACCTGGCCGAGCAGGCATTCGCCGAGGCCGAGCAGGGCCCGTCGCTCTGGACGACTCGGCGTGAGGCGGTGTTCCGGTGCGTCGAGACGCTGCCCGACAAGAGCCGGGAGATCGTCCGCATGAAGTACGTCGAAGGCTTGAAGGTCGCGGAGATCGCCCGGAGAAAGGGCCGGTCGATCGACGCGGTCATGAAAGCCCTGTCGCGGATCCGCCAGGTGCTCGGCGAATGCGTCGAGCGCCGGCGGCTCGGCGAAGACGGCCTGGGATTACTCGCCGAAGGACCGGCCGGCAGTTAA
- a CDS encoding WD40 domain-containing protein, translating to MSDTPSIDDLLLAWREDTLTPEQYEQLVARLASPEARRALVEEFTFAAVVRESAALSPPEVDEQLVAVNSEELESILASRASRIEVDGDFRSAPAAPMDFFGAARARPVLFSFKTLALRTAAVAAIVLVSATAVWRFGFVPDEPVPVSVLAPQPAAPVARVVSVAGALEVLSPDGTVRSAIAGEGVHRGQTLRTLGMDSYATVEFDDRTRLELSVDTTMRFGDSDVALGKRVYFAGGVLRADVARQPAGLPMVISSPQAEIRVAGTRFSVSSAASQATRIDMETGSVQLVRQSDGRTVEVTAGSYAVARADSDPVVVQKVPRFIASPRATFTIKNVSGVFADPRGNRIYAATVRGMQAWDSYARVDQQLFERFGDLTASAFAYAGRTVAIAAGREGRIHLWDLQAGRDRLVLNTPLSYSRVIAVAPDGSWVAAVNPRAENEFHLFDTVGGVDGIERFVVRIDEAKAIRALAVSASGTRLAVASHADKRIGIHRLYLYDPRTGQSMGALAGHASPVRSVAFSPDGRVLASAAEDGTLRLWNVAKRSLLLHIDGYEQSLNCLAFSSDGHRIAGGGNDGRVWIWDARTGNLEMVVNGGFRAVKSIALTPDNRYLAVAGFDTRMMVFELPVEAGTYRR from the coding sequence ATGTCCGACACCCCGTCCATCGACGACCTGCTTCTGGCCTGGCGTGAAGACACGCTGACGCCGGAGCAGTACGAGCAGTTGGTGGCGCGGCTTGCGTCGCCGGAGGCTCGCCGGGCGCTGGTCGAAGAGTTCACCTTCGCGGCGGTCGTACGGGAATCTGCGGCACTGTCGCCGCCCGAAGTCGACGAGCAACTCGTCGCCGTCAATTCCGAAGAACTAGAGTCCATCCTGGCGTCGCGGGCGAGCCGGATCGAAGTCGATGGGGACTTCAGGTCCGCCCCCGCGGCCCCGATGGATTTCTTCGGCGCGGCGCGAGCTCGCCCGGTCCTCTTCTCTTTCAAGACGCTCGCTCTGCGAACAGCCGCGGTCGCGGCGATCGTGCTTGTTTCGGCGACGGCGGTCTGGCGGTTCGGGTTCGTGCCGGACGAGCCGGTGCCGGTCTCGGTTCTGGCGCCGCAGCCTGCCGCTCCGGTGGCCCGCGTGGTCTCGGTCGCCGGCGCTCTGGAAGTCCTCAGCCCCGATGGTACGGTCCGCTCGGCGATCGCCGGCGAGGGTGTCCACCGCGGCCAGACGCTCCGCACCCTCGGGATGGACAGCTACGCCACCGTCGAGTTTGACGACCGCACCCGGCTGGAACTGTCGGTCGATACGACCATGCGGTTCGGTGACAGCGATGTCGCGCTGGGCAAGCGCGTCTACTTCGCGGGAGGCGTGCTGCGGGCGGATGTGGCCAGGCAACCGGCAGGCCTGCCCATGGTCATCTCGAGCCCGCAGGCAGAAATTCGCGTCGCCGGCACGCGGTTCAGCGTTTCGTCGGCGGCTTCGCAGGCGACGCGGATCGACATGGAAACCGGCTCGGTTCAGCTCGTCCGCCAGTCCGACGGGCGGACGGTCGAAGTCACCGCCGGCTCCTACGCCGTCGCTCGGGCCGACTCAGATCCGGTCGTGGTTCAGAAGGTTCCCCGGTTCATCGCATCACCGAGAGCCACGTTCACGATCAAGAATGTGTCCGGCGTTTTCGCCGATCCGCGGGGCAACCGAATTTACGCGGCGACCGTGCGGGGTATGCAGGCGTGGGATTCGTATGCTCGCGTGGACCAACAGCTCTTCGAGCGATTCGGGGATCTGACCGCCAGCGCGTTTGCCTACGCCGGCCGGACCGTGGCGATAGCGGCGGGGCGCGAAGGGCGGATTCACCTCTGGGATCTACAGGCAGGCCGTGACCGCTTGGTGCTCAACACGCCGCTGTCGTATAGCAGGGTGATTGCGGTGGCGCCGGACGGAAGCTGGGTCGCCGCGGTCAACCCGCGGGCCGAGAACGAATTCCACCTGTTCGATACCGTCGGTGGGGTGGATGGGATCGAACGGTTCGTCGTCAGGATCGACGAAGCCAAGGCAATTCGCGCGCTGGCGGTGTCGGCGTCGGGGACTCGGCTTGCGGTCGCGTCGCATGCGGACAAGCGCATCGGCATCCACCGGCTCTATCTCTACGATCCCCGCACGGGGCAGTCCATGGGCGCGCTCGCAGGGCACGCCAGCCCGGTGCGATCGGTCGCGTTCAGCCCCGACGGCCGCGTGCTGGCATCCGCCGCCGAGGACGGCACCCTCCGGCTCTGGAACGTCGCAAAGCGATCGCTGCTGCTGCACATCGACGGATACGAGCAGTCGCTGAATTGCCTGGCATTCTCGTCGGACGGGCACCGAATCGCCGGCGGCGGCAACGACGGCCGTGTCTGGATCTGGGACGCCCGGACCGGCAACCTCGAAATGGTCGTCAACGGCGGCTTTCGCGCGGTCAAAAGCATCGCCCTGACGCCCGACAATCGATATCTCGCGGTCGCGGGGTTTGATACGCGGATGATGGTGTTCGAGCTGCCGGTCGAGGCAGGAACGTATCGCCGCTGA
- a CDS encoding oxidoreductase, which translates to MPALPILRLGSVKDPSTFLDHVQKLGLDLPYEADLAAGDASPLAQPITVDGLKIGNRWTIHPMEGWDGTADGKPSEATVRRWKHFGLSGAKLIWGGEAVAIRHDGRANPNQLVMNEANLGDISHLRDTLITAHKEKMGSDDGLVVGLQLTHSGRFSKPNDHFRMEPKIVFRHPVLDRRLKLGPDYPVMTDDDIRRLIEDYVHAAKLAASVGYDFIDVKHCHGYLGHEFLGAHTRPGDFGGSFENRTRYLREIVAGVRAVAPNLKIGVRLSAFDFVAYRPDPALSSPGKLGPGIPEETPLPYRYGFGVDEQNPTAYDLAEPAKFLELLQSLGIRLVNLSGGSPYYNPHIQRPALYPPSDGYQPPEDPLIGVARQIHAHRQLKEKFPNLYLVGTGYTYLQDFLPNVAQAVVRKGWIDSVGLGRMVLSYPELPADVLQGKPFNGKKVCRTFSDCTTAPRNGLPSGCFPLDEYYKTSDTHVKLKAIKKGK; encoded by the coding sequence ATGCCAGCCCTCCCTATTCTCCGTCTCGGGTCGGTGAAGGACCCTTCCACTTTTCTCGACCACGTTCAGAAGCTCGGCTTGGACCTGCCGTATGAGGCGGATCTTGCCGCCGGCGATGCATCGCCCTTGGCGCAGCCAATCACCGTTGACGGACTGAAGATCGGCAACCGCTGGACGATCCATCCGATGGAAGGCTGGGACGGCACCGCCGACGGCAAGCCGAGCGAGGCGACCGTTCGCCGGTGGAAGCATTTCGGGCTGAGCGGGGCGAAGCTTATCTGGGGCGGTGAGGCTGTGGCGATCCGGCACGACGGCCGGGCGAACCCGAACCAGCTCGTCATGAACGAGGCCAACCTTGGCGACATCAGCCATCTGCGCGACACGCTTATCACCGCCCACAAGGAGAAGATGGGGAGCGACGACGGCCTGGTCGTCGGCCTTCAACTCACGCATTCCGGGCGGTTCAGTAAGCCGAACGATCACTTCCGGATGGAGCCGAAAATCGTGTTCCGCCATCCCGTGCTCGACCGCCGGCTGAAACTGGGGCCGGACTACCCGGTGATGACCGACGACGACATCCGCCGGCTGATCGAAGACTATGTGCACGCCGCGAAGCTGGCCGCGAGCGTGGGCTACGACTTCATCGACGTCAAGCACTGTCACGGCTACCTGGGGCACGAGTTCCTCGGTGCACACACCCGGCCGGGCGACTTCGGCGGCAGCTTCGAGAATCGCACCCGCTACCTGCGCGAGATCGTCGCCGGTGTGAGGGCCGTCGCACCAAACCTTAAGATTGGCGTCCGTCTCAGCGCGTTCGATTTTGTCGCTTATCGGCCCGACCCGGCGCTCAGCAGCCCAGGCAAGCTCGGCCCGGGCATTCCGGAAGAAACGCCGCTGCCCTACCGCTACGGCTTTGGTGTCGATGAGCAGAACCCCACGGCTTACGACCTGGCCGAGCCGGCGAAGTTTCTCGAACTGCTGCAATCGCTCGGCATTCGGCTTGTCAATCTCAGCGGCGGCAGTCCGTACTACAACCCGCACATCCAGCGGCCGGCGCTCTACCCGCCCAGCGACGGCTACCAGCCGCCGGAAGATCCACTCATCGGCGTGGCTCGGCAGATCCACGCCCATCGCCAGCTCAAGGAGAAGTTCCCCAACCTGTACCTCGTCGGCACCGGCTACACGTACTTGCAGGACTTCCTGCCGAACGTTGCGCAGGCGGTCGTTCGCAAGGGCTGGATCGACAGCGTAGGCCTCGGCCGGATGGTCCTGAGCTATCCCGAACTGCCCGCCGACGTGCTGCAGGGTAAGCCGTTCAACGGCAAGAAGGTCTGCCGCACGTTCAGCGATTGCACCACCGCGCCGCGCAACGGCCTGCCGAGCGGGTGCTTCCCGCTGGACGAGTACTACAAGACGTCCGACACGCACGTGAAGTTAAAGGCGATCAAGAAGGGCAAGTGA
- a CDS encoding ubiquitin-conjugating enzyme E2: MIHFNCPQCSRAFTVRDQDAGRRAKCRTCGSDVVVPQTDFEPAPKEGDALAPAAVAPVVAGGSATTAKPTEAAVASEPRRIPMRIRRLTADAEQMASAFANSPHIRVISTEGSPPELYRLAYKVNSLDRGKKPNQPVPRQLHEVEIQLTSEYPRISPKCRMLTPIFHPNIDPTTICVGDHWAAGERLVDLAVRIGEMLAFQAYNIKSPLDAEAAMWADLNADKLPTDTSDLRPAE; the protein is encoded by the coding sequence ATGATTCACTTTAATTGCCCCCAATGTTCCCGGGCGTTCACCGTCCGCGACCAGGACGCCGGACGTCGCGCCAAATGCCGCACCTGCGGTTCGGACGTTGTCGTGCCGCAGACGGATTTCGAACCCGCACCGAAAGAGGGTGACGCCCTCGCCCCAGCCGCCGTCGCGCCGGTCGTCGCCGGCGGTTCGGCGACGACTGCGAAGCCGACGGAAGCGGCCGTCGCGAGCGAGCCCCGCCGAATCCCCATGCGCATTCGCCGACTGACGGCCGACGCCGAGCAGATGGCGTCGGCGTTCGCCAACTCGCCGCACATCCGGGTGATCTCCACCGAAGGCAGTCCGCCGGAGCTATACCGGCTGGCGTACAAGGTGAACAGCCTGGACCGCGGCAAGAAGCCGAACCAGCCCGTGCCGCGGCAACTGCACGAGGTGGAGATCCAGCTCACCAGCGAGTACCCGCGCATCAGCCCCAAGTGCCGGATGCTGACGCCGATCTTCCATCCCAATATCGATCCGACCACGATCTGCGTCGGCGACCACTGGGCGGCCGGCGAACGGCTGGTGGACCTGGCCGTCCGCATCGGCGAGATGCTGGCGTTTCAGGCGTACAACATTAAGAGCCCGCTCGACGCCGAGGCCGCGATGTGGGCCGACCTGAACGCCGACAAGCTGCCGACGGACACGAGCGACCTGCGGCCGGCGGAGTGA
- a CDS encoding FHA domain-containing protein, whose translation MALLLVEHQGGTRGTKLPARVLIGRRSMNHLIIDDPTVSRMHAWIDQRGADFILTDMRSRTGTRVNGQPLAKRRKLVAGDVIEIGPARLTFQSGDTVPADVQPLVLPREPVMLARDIGIRFDCPHCRAPMWASKQYAGHGGICTYCGEGFTIPRSVVNAPAASRSAAAAVVATAVAPAITPNEAVAATTAATLPQAPPAPIPQYKPRPAAPVQPVASVATPPKEQPAPADRPAPSSATAGEAPDASVAMPSEIGSSQTSSHTADRLALPPEAAAPVVSASSPATVDDVIAAEDVVESPVIAIPVTPAPTPAPTPAPTPAPTQTLAAPPSARMTPSGITAPAPVIDAATTFVAPEPATYTEPPAVAGKFKCGVCHSPILPGESLTACPSCNLRFHVECWQENYGCSAYGCPQVNALAPQPEPSAEPEVTAEDATIDMSPPRTPWEFVLLGLSAVGAVVSGFTFGVASLCMLVWSILYLVRSKADPERKAGPIYGAIALSAVGVAAGAAVSYFLFLYGRK comes from the coding sequence ATGGCCCTGCTGCTTGTCGAACATCAAGGAGGGACTCGCGGCACCAAGCTGCCCGCCCGGGTTCTCATCGGCCGGCGGTCGATGAACCATCTGATCATCGACGACCCGACCGTTTCGCGGATGCACGCCTGGATCGACCAGCGCGGCGCGGATTTTATCCTGACCGACATGCGGAGCCGCACCGGCACCCGCGTCAACGGCCAACCCCTCGCCAAACGCCGCAAGCTCGTTGCCGGCGACGTGATCGAAATCGGGCCGGCTCGACTGACGTTTCAATCAGGTGACACTGTCCCGGCGGATGTACAACCGCTGGTCCTGCCGCGCGAGCCGGTCATGCTCGCCCGCGATATCGGCATCCGCTTCGACTGCCCGCATTGCCGTGCGCCGATGTGGGCGTCCAAGCAGTACGCGGGCCATGGCGGGATTTGCACCTACTGTGGCGAAGGATTCACGATCCCGCGTTCGGTGGTGAACGCACCGGCGGCGTCGCGTTCCGCTGCCGCCGCCGTCGTCGCCACAGCTGTAGCGCCTGCGATCACGCCCAACGAAGCCGTCGCGGCAACAACGGCAGCAACTCTGCCTCAAGCGCCGCCAGCACCGATCCCGCAGTACAAGCCCCGCCCGGCCGCGCCAGTTCAGCCAGTGGCGAGTGTAGCGACGCCTCCAAAGGAGCAACCAGCGCCCGCCGATCGCCCCGCGCCGTCATCCGCGACTGCCGGCGAAGCCCCGGATGCGTCCGTCGCGATGCCCTCGGAGATCGGTTCGTCACAGACAAGCTCCCATACCGCCGACCGCCTCGCACTGCCGCCAGAAGCGGCTGCGCCGGTGGTGTCGGCGTCCTCCCCCGCGACGGTGGACGATGTCATCGCAGCGGAAGATGTCGTCGAATCTCCGGTGATCGCCATTCCGGTGACGCCCGCACCGACCCCGGCACCGACCCCGGCACCGACCCCGGCACCAACGCAAACGCTCGCCGCCCCGCCATCGGCCCGGATGACGCCATCGGGCATCACCGCGCCCGCACCTGTCATTGACGCCGCGACCACCTTCGTCGCCCCCGAACCGGCGACCTACACAGAGCCGCCTGCCGTCGCGGGCAAGTTCAAGTGCGGCGTTTGCCACTCGCCGATCCTTCCTGGCGAATCGCTTACGGCATGTCCTTCCTGCAATCTCAGGTTTCACGTCGAGTGCTGGCAGGAGAATTACGGTTGTTCGGCGTACGGGTGTCCGCAGGTCAACGCGCTTGCTCCGCAGCCCGAACCGTCGGCCGAACCTGAAGTGACCGCCGAAGACGCCACGATCGACATGTCTCCCCCGCGCACGCCATGGGAGTTTGTGTTGCTCGGTCTCAGCGCGGTGGGTGCGGTTGTCAGTGGCTTTACCTTCGGCGTGGCGTCGTTGTGCATGCTGGTCTGGTCGATTCTCTACCTCGTTCGCAGCAAGGCCGACCCGGAACGCAAAGCCGGGCCGATCTACGGCGCGATCGCATTGTCGGCCGTGGGGGTTGCCGCGGGGGCGGCGGTGTCGTATTTCCTATTCCTCTACGGTCGAAAGTAG
- a CDS encoding FHA domain-containing protein: MSEQTPEKITVNYDDLNSRKVEQRLKEQDALARNRVYAAMDETMVAPTEASAPSTLEALWRNSIFALALFGLIGGLLAWGLGTLLEFKADIRKDSVERIDGIRRLIKLTEEGTLKYDTARLSITDAVENGRGLNPHFALTVIPVDAQFRRMMLDRITVLERTKEITPEEAKSRRDKELELGRRENPDFAVMTDDSLSDKAKIQKLDTMAATREKEAETVVERESLRSFIGNVLAYGVRGVVLGMLLAIAVPLTENNIQATVVNGSVGAALGLLGGVAAAFVTSRIQGLVANSPASSTQQYLATIATWGALGIFLTLAPGIVMRNKKKLAIGLTGGLIGGLIGGVLFEPISELSFVKDYPRIPELVAMISIGLLAGLATGLIEDAAKSGWLKVSQGLIAGKQFILYRNPTYIGSSPDCQIYLFKDPKVGKRHAAIHIVPNGFDIEDMPLGVNTLVNGKAVSRTRLKNGDRIQVGSTQLVFMEKEQG; encoded by the coding sequence ATGTCTGAGCAGACGCCAGAAAAGATCACCGTCAACTACGACGACCTGAACAGCCGGAAAGTGGAACAGCGGCTCAAGGAACAGGATGCGCTGGCGCGCAACCGCGTGTACGCGGCGATGGACGAGACGATGGTCGCGCCCACCGAAGCGTCCGCGCCAAGCACCCTCGAGGCGCTCTGGCGGAACAGCATTTTCGCGCTGGCGTTGTTCGGCCTGATCGGCGGGCTGCTCGCCTGGGGATTGGGCACCCTCCTCGAATTCAAAGCCGACATCCGCAAGGACTCGGTCGAACGCATCGACGGCATTCGCAGGCTTATCAAGCTCACCGAAGAGGGAACGCTCAAGTACGATACCGCGAGGCTCTCGATCACCGACGCCGTCGAGAACGGCCGGGGTTTGAATCCGCATTTCGCCCTGACCGTCATTCCCGTAGACGCGCAGTTCCGGCGAATGATGCTCGACCGCATCACCGTCCTGGAGCGGACCAAGGAAATCACGCCCGAAGAAGCCAAATCGCGTCGCGATAAGGAACTGGAACTGGGCCGGCGCGAAAACCCCGACTTCGCCGTGATGACCGACGACTCGCTCTCTGACAAAGCCAAAATTCAGAAGCTCGATACGATGGCGGCCACCCGCGAGAAGGAAGCCGAAACGGTCGTCGAGCGGGAGAGCCTCCGGTCGTTCATCGGCAATGTGCTCGCATACGGCGTGCGTGGCGTGGTCCTGGGAATGCTCCTGGCGATTGCAGTTCCGCTCACCGAGAACAACATTCAGGCGACGGTCGTCAATGGCTCGGTCGGAGCGGCGTTGGGACTGCTCGGCGGCGTCGCGGCGGCATTCGTCACCAGCCGCATCCAGGGACTCGTCGCCAACTCACCGGCCAGCAGTACGCAGCAATACCTGGCCACCATCGCGACCTGGGGTGCGCTGGGCATCTTCCTCACCCTTGCGCCTGGCATCGTCATGCGCAATAAGAAGAAACTCGCGATCGGCCTGACCGGCGGCTTGATCGGTGGCTTGATCGGCGGCGTGCTGTTCGAACCCATCAGCGAACTGAGTTTCGTCAAGGACTACCCCCGCATCCCCGAACTCGTGGCGATGATTTCCATCGGCCTGCTCGCGGGCCTGGCCACCGGCCTGATCGAAGACGCCGCCAAGAGTGGCTGGCTGAAGGTCAGCCAGGGGCTGATCGCGGGCAAGCAGTTCATCCTCTACCGCAACCCGACGTACATCGGATCGTCGCCCGACTGCCAGATCTACCTGTTCAAAGACCCCAAGGTCGGCAAGCGACACGCGGCGATCCACATCGTCCCCAACGGCTTCGACATCGAAGACATGCCCCTGGGCGTAAACACCCTGGTCAACGGCAAAGCCGTCAGCCGAACACGGTTGAAAAACGGCGATCGCATCCAGGTGGGATCGACGCAACTGGTGTTTATGGAGAAGGAACAAGGATGA
- a CDS encoding Mov34/MPN/PAD-1 family protein produces MDVDPKSSKLPPADEADQPSATRGTSAPQARPHEHQTGTGDPVAALLDAATQNDPVGSDAPAVAGPKPAISPGSDSAEAALRASISVKPLKDAPKLDPDHPLFQSIMKKAVLEQVTAHGDEYPGVEVCGVLIGTVYENPQASFVYIDGAIRGEASSGRSTAVTFTAETWQHIHKVMEEKHPGKKIIAWYHTHPGFGIFLSEMDLFIQRHFFNSPWQMAFVVDPQSRESGMFAWRQAQVRRVDYVIDDERSGKSAEPVFPTLPYLSSPTDFQEDPKTPAVPAAVEELAQRIGVLEARVKLLSAGFAILLAVAIIWPLVVPLVLPSKANAPTTSPAVPAAGSGERSRDSTPTLPLRSN; encoded by the coding sequence ATGGACGTAGACCCGAAATCATCCAAGCTGCCACCCGCCGACGAGGCCGACCAGCCCTCAGCGACGCGAGGTACGTCTGCGCCCCAGGCACGTCCCCATGAACACCAGACCGGTACCGGCGATCCTGTCGCGGCGCTGCTGGATGCGGCCACGCAGAACGATCCCGTCGGGTCCGATGCCCCCGCCGTAGCCGGACCGAAACCTGCAATCTCGCCCGGCAGCGATTCGGCCGAAGCCGCGCTGCGGGCATCGATATCCGTCAAACCGCTGAAGGATGCGCCCAAGCTCGATCCCGATCACCCGCTGTTCCAGTCGATCATGAAGAAGGCGGTCCTCGAACAGGTCACCGCCCACGGCGACGAGTACCCGGGCGTCGAAGTCTGCGGGGTCCTGATCGGCACGGTGTACGAGAACCCGCAGGCGTCGTTCGTCTATATTGACGGCGCGATCCGAGGCGAAGCCTCGAGCGGCCGGAGCACCGCCGTCACCTTCACCGCCGAAACATGGCAACACATTCATAAGGTGATGGAGGAGAAGCACCCCGGCAAGAAGATCATCGCGTGGTACCACACGCACCCGGGGTTCGGGATCTTCCTGTCGGAGATGGACCTGTTCATCCAGCGGCACTTCTTCAATTCGCCGTGGCAGATGGCGTTCGTCGTCGATCCGCAGTCGCGCGAGTCGGGGATGTTTGCCTGGCGTCAGGCCCAGGTGCGCCGTGTTGATTATGTGATCGACGACGAACGGTCCGGAAAGTCCGCCGAACCGGTCTTCCCGACACTTCCGTATCTGTCGTCCCCAACCGACTTTCAGGAAGATCCGAAAACACCGGCCGTGCCGGCGGCCGTCGAAGAACTGGCCCAGCGAATCGGCGTATTGGAAGCTCGAGTCAAGTTGTTGTCGGCGGGGTTTGCAATCCTGCTGGCGGTAGCGATCATCTGGCCGCTCGTCGTGCCGCTGGTCCTTCCGTCCAAGGCGAACGCGCCGACGACCAGCCCGGCGGTGCCTGCGGCGGGTTCGGGCGAGCGGTCACGGGATTCCACCCCGACGCTCCCCCTGCGGTCGAATTAG
- a CDS encoding HesA/MoeB/ThiF family protein has translation MSLKDEIKLVGPTDASPTQGIDAATPAVAPIRIDVGDESGDRFDRFKLIGWWDQNKLRAAKVLVIGAGALGNEILKNLALLGIGNVLVVDLDKVENSNLSRSVLYRASDNGSPKSVAAARAARDIYPDQKTHALVANAVYDLGLGVYRWADVVIGGLDNREARLSINRACMKLNKPWIDGAIEVIQGTARVFDPAGPCYECTMSDTDWRLLQMRRSCNLLSRAEMVTGKTPTTPTISSIIAGVQTQEAVKMLHGLPTIAGKGWVFDGFTTEAYTVEFQRKDDCLSHDTLDEVLELDARAGEITLADLLAEARKALGPTAELELPRDVLHKLACPVCGEQVEMFVSLGRVAADAAWCPHCKQSGKDVRRDVVTFYKIRGNESFLGKTPAEIGVPPYDILIGRRSGATASENRSIGLELSWDAEDVLGPLWDGPALEWT, from the coding sequence ATGTCGCTCAAGGATGAGATCAAGCTCGTGGGACCCACCGATGCGTCGCCGACGCAGGGCATCGACGCCGCCACGCCGGCCGTCGCTCCGATTCGTATTGATGTCGGCGACGAATCCGGCGATCGTTTCGATCGCTTTAAGCTCATCGGGTGGTGGGATCAGAACAAGCTCCGGGCGGCCAAGGTTCTGGTGATCGGTGCCGGGGCACTGGGTAATGAGATCCTGAAGAATCTTGCCCTGCTGGGGATTGGGAACGTGCTGGTGGTCGATCTCGACAAGGTCGAGAACTCGAATCTTTCCCGGTCGGTGCTGTACCGCGCCAGCGACAACGGTTCACCCAAGTCTGTCGCCGCCGCCCGGGCCGCCCGCGACATCTATCCCGATCAGAAAACCCACGCACTGGTCGCCAACGCCGTTTACGACTTGGGGCTTGGCGTCTACCGGTGGGCGGACGTGGTGATCGGCGGCCTCGACAACCGCGAGGCCCGGCTGTCGATCAACCGCGCCTGCATGAAGTTGAACAAGCCCTGGATCGACGGTGCGATCGAAGTCATTCAGGGGACCGCCCGCGTTTTCGACCCCGCCGGCCCGTGCTACGAATGCACCATGTCCGATACCGACTGGCGACTGTTGCAGATGCGGCGGTCGTGCAATCTTTTGTCGCGGGCTGAAATGGTGACCGGCAAAACACCCACCACCCCGACGATCAGCAGCATTATTGCCGGCGTACAGACGCAGGAAGCCGTCAAGATGCTGCACGGCCTGCCGACAATCGCCGGCAAGGGCTGGGTGTTCGATGGCTTTACCACCGAGGCTTACACCGTCGAGTTCCAGCGCAAAGACGATTGTCTGAGCCACGATACGCTTGACGAAGTGTTGGAACTGGATGCCCGGGCGGGAGAGATCACGCTGGCCGATTTATTGGCCGAGGCCCGCAAGGCACTGGGGCCGACGGCCGAACTGGAGTTGCCGCGCGACGTGCTGCACAAGCTTGCATGTCCCGTCTGCGGCGAGCAGGTGGAGATGTTCGTGTCGCTGGGCCGGGTTGCCGCCGACGCCGCCTGGTGCCCGCATTGCAAGCAAAGCGGGAAAGATGTGCGGCGTGACGTGGTCACCTTCTACAAGATTCGCGGGAATGAGTCGTTTCTGGGCAAGACGCCGGCGGAGATCGGCGTGCCGCCTTACGACATTTTGATCGGGCGGCGTTCCGGGGCGACGGCCTCGGAGAACCGATCGATAGGATTGGAGCTGTCGTGGGACGCCGAAGACGTTCTGGGACCCCTTTGGGACGGACCGGCACTGGAATGGACGTAG
- a CDS encoding EsaB/YukD family protein encodes MSLVRVQVWDATATKRQEVEMPDDAPVNRILAVLLDKMNFPQYAPDGQPLSYKFHHKASGKQLLDNQTLKDVGVKDGDVLRLQPEITAGSTV; translated from the coding sequence ATGAGTCTGGTCAGGGTTCAAGTCTGGGACGCCACCGCGACAAAGCGCCAAGAGGTGGAGATGCCCGACGACGCGCCAGTGAACCGGATTCTGGCGGTCTTGCTCGATAAAATGAACTTCCCCCAGTACGCACCGGACGGACAGCCGCTGAGTTACAAGTTCCATCACAAGGCCAGCGGCAAGCAATTGCTCGACAATCAAACTTTAAAGGATGTCGGCGTCAAAGACGGGGATGTGTTGCGGCTTCAGCCGGAGATCACAGCTGGAAGTACTGTCTAG